A region from the Gavia stellata isolate bGavSte3 chromosome 2, bGavSte3.hap2, whole genome shotgun sequence genome encodes:
- the GLYATL3 gene encoding LOW QUALITY PROTEIN: glycine N-acyltransferase-like protein 3 (The sequence of the model RefSeq protein was modified relative to this genomic sequence to represent the inferred CDS: substituted 1 base at 1 genomic stop codon), with protein MLVLNCSVKLQMLEKTLRWSFPEFLKVYGAVMNINXGNPFRKEVVVDSWPDFKAVVTRLQKENETDDFDPYTNAHAVFYKELQAYRELLENTNVINWGQIFQIQGLQDGIYEISRTVALSKQVDVKTSSSQMVIHSDLDTLPDVKLQMNPKLTLAYRDISHASLLSKTWSRGGNPRCQKYLAKLVCCFPSVCVLDDNGYPLSWSLTDQFATVIHGYTLPEHRRKGYGRLVATTLVKKLHSCGFPAQGNVLETNIPSIKLLKSMNAQFLPCSFFRVIHTPFHFLAKSHL; from the exons ATGCTGGTGCTCAACTGCTCCGTGAAGCTGCAGATGCTGGAGAAAACGTTAAGGTGGAGTTTCCCTGAGTTCCTCAAG GTTTATGGAGCTGTGATGAACATCAACTGAGGGAACCCCTTCAGGAAGGAAGTGGTGGTGGACTCATGGCCAGACTTCAAAGCTGTTGTCACTCGGCTGCAGAAGGAG aatgAGACGGATGACTTTGACCCTTATACCAATGCACATGCAGTTTTCTACAAGGAGTTACAGGCTTACCGGGAGCTACTGGAAAACACAAATGTCATCAACTGGGGTCAAATTTTTCAGATACAAG GGCTTCAGGATGGAATATACGAAATATCCAGAACTGTGGCTTTATCTAAGCAGGTAGATGTGAAAACATCCTCTTCCCAGATGGTTATCCATTCAGACCTGGACACACTGCCAGATGTCAAACTTCA GATGAACCCTAAATTAACGTTGGCTTACCGGGACATCTCCCATGCCAGCCTGCTCAGCAAAACCTGGTCACGGGGAGGCAACCCAAGATGCCAGAAATACCTTGCTAAGCTCGTTTGCTGCTTCCCCAGTGTCTGTGTCTTGGATGACAATGGGTATCCCCTCTCTTGGAGCCTGACAGACCAGTTTGCCACCGTGATTCATGGTTATACTCTTCCAGAGCATCGGAGGAAGGGTTATGGCAGGCTTGTGGCTACCACTTTAGTGAAGAAATTACATAGCTGTGGCTTTCCAGCACAGGGTAATGTCCTGGAGACAAATATACCATCAATAAAATTGCTGAAAAGCATGAATGCCCAATTTCTTCCCTGCTCATTTTTCAGAGTGATTCATacaccttttcattttttagctAAATCTCACTTATAG
- the LOC104260504 gene encoding cytochrome P450 2K1 has protein sequence MDWSSCTSIGLVFILTFLTILKMGGFWNNHWKKNFPPGPRALPIIGNLHLFDLKRPYRTYLQLSKVYGPVFSVQMGQRKIVVISGYDTVKEALVNQADAFAERPKIPIFDDLTRGNGIVFAHGQNWKVMRRFTLTTLRDFGMGKRAIEDRIVEEYGYLADTIGSQEGKPFDASKIINAAVANIIVSILLGKRFDYKDSRFVRLLHLTNESMRLAGKTSVTIYNIFPNLGFLLRANKTLLQNRDEFHAYVKVTFVEHLKTLDKNDQRSFIDAFLVKQQEEKSTTNGYFHNGNLLSLVSNLFTAGVETISTTLNWSLLLMMKYPEIQRKVQEEIEQVIGSNSPRIEHRTQMPYTDAVIHEIQRFANILPLDLPHETAADVTLKGYFIPKGTYIIPLLTSVLQDKSQWEKPDMFYPEHFLDANGKFVKKDAFMPFSAGRRICAGETLAKMELFLFFTSLLQRFSFHPPPGVSISDLDLSPAISFNVIPKPYKMCAVTRS, from the exons ATGGACTGGAGCAGCTGCACTTCCATTGGTTTAGTGTTCATCCTGACTTTTCTAACCATTTTGAAAATGGGAGGTTTCTGGAATAACCACTGGAAAAAGAATTTTCCCCCAGGACCAAGAGCATTACCTATTATTGGAAATCTGCATTTGTTTGATTTGAAGAGACCCTACAGGACTTATTTACAG CTGTCAAAAGTATATGGTCCAGTCTTCAGTGTTCAGATGGGGCAAAGGAAAATAGTAGTGATTTCTGGGTATGACACAGTGAAGGAAGCTCTCGTAAACCAGGCAGATGCATTTGCAGAGAGACCTAAAATCCCAATCTTTGACGATTTGACCAGAGGAAACG GGATTGTTTTTGCTCATGGTCAAAACTGGAAGGTGATGCGAAGATTTACTCTCACAACCTTACGAGACTTTGGAATGGGAAAAAGGGCCATTGAGGACCGCATTGTGGAGGAGTACGGGTATCTGGCAGACACCATTGGGTCACAGGAAG GAAAGCCCTTTGACGCCagtaaaataattaatgcaGCAGTTGCTAACATAATTGTGTCAATATTACTTGGAAAACGATTTGACTACAAAGACTCCAGATTTGTGAGACTTCTACATTTGACCAATGAAAGCATGAGGCTTGCTGGGAAAACTTCGGTTACG ATATACAACATCTTCCCAAACCTTGGATTCCTCCTAAGGGCTAACAAGACTCTTCTCCAAAACAGAGATGAATTCCATGCTTATGTAAAAGTTACTTTTGTAGAACATCTCAAAACCTTGGACAAAAATGATCAAAGAAGTTTTATTGACGCTTTCCTGGTTAAACAGCAGGAG GAGAAATCCACTACGAATGGGTATTTCCATAATGGCAACTTGCTAAGCTTGGTGAGCAATTTGTTTACTGCTGGTGTTGAGACAATTTCTACCACACTAAACTGGAGCCTTCTGCTGATGATGAAGTACCCTGAAATTCAGA GAAAGGTCCAAGAAGAGATAGAGCAAGTGATAGGGTCAAACTCCCCACGGATTGAGCATCGAACTCAGATGCCATATACGGATGCTGTCATCCATGAAATTCAGAGGTTTGCTAATATCCTGCCATTGGATTTGCCTCATGAGACTGCTGCAGATGTCACTCTAAAAGGCTATTTCATTCCCAAG GGAACCTACATCATCCCCTTACTGACCTCTGTCCTGCAAGACAAATCGCAGTGGGAGAAACCAGACATGTTCTATCCTGAGCATTTTCTTGACGCCAACGGAAAATTTGTGAAGAAAGATGCTTTCATGCCTTTTTCAGCAG GGCGGAGGATCTGCGCCGGTGAGACTCTTGCCAAAATGgagctcttcctcttcttcaccaGTCTCCTGCAGAGGTTCAGCTTTCACCCTCCCCCTGGAGTTTCTATCTCAGACCTGGACCTCAGCCCTGCTATTTCGTTTAACGTCATCCCCAAACCCTATAAAATGTGTGCTGTAACACGTTCCTAG